One Candida dubliniensis CD36 chromosome 1, complete sequence genomic region harbors:
- a CDS encoding sporulation-specific SPO22, putative (Similar to S. cerevisiae SPO22;~Similar to C. albicans SPO22), producing MSQLVSNYENSISSFIKSAKEIHEILVLPSALENDQALKLNTILDVVLPLVATIYRNMESSLEVIEIPHSLQESLEFSATELWNFTSSFASHLDAIYKVKLYSILLLIVYETLNPNVDRCLINVSCLLNLYSSSITNGIKDVSDKCNIYLEPTIGRIMKIDKDMPLNDQKQQLLNECCHKSAILNLNYAAINNNFVLARNYESKLNSYKNLPDRFFLAECSRVLYNHCLQLYENSDFENAKFLILVAIKHLESNTMDSQFFQEKYFNCYVLLIKTYKSIGTPDTQSSIKEAFSYMQHQFPNKFEMYCLYFEICDDAKEVETEEVLMRLVTSVDTAAVFEKTVDLLKLNVNKCFRGVNKCIDYLLAHLNANPSFSETLIITKFVVNVLLNTNKDSEETLKELQVFLRFAEKSLQKQLSGTTKSSIVAIIWSQGIKLYKQAEYTQSLEWFKIALSRLFYTDYKENQDRGKILRAIQNNYFSLGEYNQVISTVSQMDPGDKNSPLTQFNLFRTNLMLGEEKMALECIEKILGNDDSLTVLTIAVCILESKGKLPLEAIRSIFLKLVEHICEMEMTKDSISTLESHNIVLPTCCRCAVVMYSTELENGGSLSESTLHSLKELLENSWTIANKIAPTRIRIFSIDDLEWLASKSYNIAISCQNGEFNSFAGSFHKVCIGFIDLISPDIEAERGEQLLLWKVRATIFGILNTCLDYSLGSSEWDIIREKCLELKDIVYKQDMTNSDWKECLQQIIIIHFQAELSSGFNQSLHDIVNECKSFRPTVCNDIYDIFIKLVTDSVRPISNQKRKQLISSIISQAIKDIEPFQIKNIITWMRLLMEVSGHDFSSEEEVLTLQSYQLIKANRNDITIPTFEIEWLATKSWNHGIYLLIDHEDQKTGIKWCSFGVLFSKFVHERLLQQFYRLWNDLVQDLQISSKLLESEISKYE from the exons ATGTCTCAACTTGTTTCAAACTatgaaaattcaataaGCAGTTTTATTA AGAGTGCCAAAGAAATCCACGAAATTCTCGTGTTACCATCTGCACTTGAAAATGATCAAGCACTTAAATTGAATACAATTCTTGACGTTGTTTTACCACTAGTTGCCACAATTTATCGAAACATGGAGAGTTCATTGGAAGTTATCGAAATACCACACAGCTTGCAGGAGTCCTTAGAGTTTAGTGCCACAGAATTATGGAATTTCACTAGTTCATTTGCATCTCATTTAGATGCTATTTACAAGGTGAAATTATATTCCATTTTATTGCTAATTGTGTATGAGACTTTGAATCCGAATGTAGATAGATGTCTTATTAATGTTTCCTGTCTACTAAATTTGTATTCCAGTTCCATTACCAATGGTATCAAGGATGTTTCCGATAAATGCAACATATACTTGGAGCCAACGATAGGaagaataatgaaaattgaCAAGGACATGCCATTGAATGATCAAAAACAACAGCTACTAAATGAGTGTTGCCACAAGCTGGCGATTCTCAATTTGAACTATGCAGCTataaataacaattttGTTCTTGCCAGAAACTACGAAAGCAAATTGAACTCCTACAAGAATTTGCCAGACCGCTTCTTTCTTGCAGAATGCAGCAGAGTACTTTACAATCACTGTTTGCAGTTGTATGAAAACagtgattttgaaaatgcaaaatttttgatattggtCGCCATTAAGCATTTAGAAAGCAACACAATGGATTCACAGTTCTTccaagaaaaatattttaattgttaCGTTTTACTAATAAAAACTTATAAATCGATTGGTACTCCAGACACCCAAAGCAGCATCAAAGAAGCATTCAGCTATATGCAACATCAGTTTccaaataaatttgaaatgtattgtttatattttgaaatatgCGATGATGCGAAAGAGGTTGAAACAGAGGAGGTATTAATGCGTTTGGTTACTTCTGTTGATACCGCTGcagtttttgaaaaaacaGTCGATTTGCTAAAGCTAAATGTAAACAAATGCTTTCGAGGGGTCAACAAATGCATAGATTACTTACTTGCACATCTTAATGCTAACCCATCTTTCAGTGAGACTTTAATAATTACGAAATTTGTTGTCAATGTATTGTTGAACACCAACAAAGATTCAGAAGAAACCCTCAAAGAGTTGCAGGTGTTTTTGCGATTTGCAGAAAAATCACTACAAAAGCAATTGTCAGGAACTACCAAGTCGAGCATTGTTGCAATTATATGGTCACAAGGAATAAAGCTCTATAAACAGGCCGAGTACACCCAAAGTCTAGAATGGTTTAAGATAGCCCTATCACGGCTCTTCTATACCGATTACAAGGAGAACCAAGACAGAGGAAAAATTTTGAGGGCCATTCAAAACAATTACTTTCTGCTTGGAGAATACAATCAAGTTATTTCTACAGTATCGCAAATGGACCCAGGAGATAAGAATTCACCGCTTACACagtttaatttgtttagaACCAACTTAATGTTaggagaagaaaaaatggCATTAGAGtgtattgaaaaaatactTGGCAATGATGATTCACTTACTGTCTTAACTATTGCTGTGTGTATTCTTGAAAGTAAAGGAAAACTACCCCTAGAGGCTATCAGATCAATTTTCTTAAAGCTAGTTGAACATATCTGTGAAATGGAAATGACAAAAGACAGTATATCCACACTTGAATCTCACAATATTGTTTTACCAACTTGTTGTCGATGTGCTGTTGTAATGTATCTGACTGAACTTGAAAACGGTGGGAGTTTGAGTGAAAGTACTTTACATtctttgaaagaattgCTTGAAAATAGTTGGACAATTGCTAACAAAATAGCGCCTACACGAATCagaatattttcaattgatgacTTGGAGTGGCTTGCTAGCAAGTCATATAATATAGCTATTTCTTGTCAAAATGGAGAGTTTAATTCTTTTGCGGGCCTGTTCCACAAAGTTTGTATTggatttattgatttgatttcacCTGATATTGAAGCAGAAAGAGGAGAGCAGTTATTACTATGGAAAGTAAGAGCAACAATTTTCGGTATTCTAAACACATGTTTGGACTACTCTTTGGGATCGAGCGAGTGGGATATAATCCGAGAAAAATGCCTTGAGTTGAAAGATATTGTTTATAAGCAAGATATGACCAATTCTGATTGGAAAGAATGTTTGcaacaaataattatcATTCATTTCCAAGCGGAGTTGTCACTGGGGTTTAACCAAAGTTTGCACGATATTGTTAATGAATGCAAGAGCTTTAGACCAACTGTTTGCAATGACATATATGATATTTTTATCAAGTTAGTTACGGATTCTGTAAGACCAATTTCtaaccaaaaaagaaaacaattgattagTCTGATAATTAGTCAAGCAATAAAAGATATAGAGCcatttcaaattaaaaacaTAATTACTTGGATGAGATTGCTCATGGAAGTATCTGGACACGACTTTAGTTCAGAGGAAGAAGTTCTAACGTTACAACtgtatcaattaataaaggCCAATAGAAACGACATAACCATTCCAACTTTTGAGATTGAATGGCTTGCAACAAAATCATGGAATCATGGAATCTACTTGTTAAT AGATCATGAGGATCAGAAAACTGGTATCAAGTGGTGTAGCTTTGGTGTgttgttttcaaaatttgtaCATGAAAGGCTTTTGCAACAA TTTTATCGATTATGGAATGATTTGGTACAGGATTTGCAAATTTCTAGTAAATTGCTTGAATCAGAAATAAGTAAATATGAATAG
- a CDS encoding 60S ribosomal protein L34 (spliced gene;~Similar to S. cerevisiae RPL34), whose product MAQRVTYRRRNPYNTRSNKIKVVKTPGGKLVAQHVKKSASRVKCGDCGSALAGISTLRPRQYAQVSKTHKTVQRAYGGSRCANCVKERIVRAFLIEEQKIVKRVLKEQQDKEKKAAKKTGKK is encoded by the exons ATGGCTCAACGTGTCACCtacagaagaagaaatccAT ACAACACCAGATCCAACAAAATCAAGGTTGTTAAAACCCCAGGTGGTAAATTAGTTGCTCAACACGTCAAGAAGAGTGCTTCTAGAGTTAAATGTGGTGACTGTGGTTCTGCTTTAGCTGGTATCTCCACCTTGAGACCAAGACAATACGCTCAAGTTTCCAAAACCCACAAGACCGTCCAAAGAGCTTACGGTGGTTCTAGATGTGCTAACTGTGTCAAGGAAAGAATCGTTAGAGCTTTCTTAAttgaagaacaaaaaattgtcaAGAGAGTTTTGaaagaacaacaagacaaagaaaagaaagctGCCAAGAAAACtggtaaaaaataa
- a CDS encoding isoleucine biosynthesis sensor/protein, putative (spliced gene;~Similar to S. cerevisiae HMF1) — translation MFANKLSSQSFRSVIMSAKRFNSTITPVRTSQAPPPAASYSQAIKVNGFIYVSGQIPYTPDNKPLPASATIADHAEQAIQNVSNILEASNSSLNHIVKANIFLTDMGAQFGEFNKVYAKYFNEHKPARSCVAVKELPLGVPLEIEVVAIEKDDTKL, via the exons ATGTTCGCCAACAAATTGAGTTCCCAATCCTTTAGATCAGTAATCATGTCAGCTAAGAGATTCAATTCTACAATTACCCCT GTTAGAACCTCACAGGCACCACCACCTGCTGCCTCTTATTCACAAGCAATTAAGGTCAACG GTTTTATTTATGTTTCAGGTCAAATTCCTTACACCCCAGACAACAAGCCATTACCAGCCTCAGCTACTATCGCTGATCATGCTGAGCAAGCCATTCAGAATGTTTCTAACATTTTAGAAGCCTCCAATTCCTCTTTGAACCACATTGTCAAGGCTAACATTTTCTTGACAGACATGGGAGCACAGTTTGGCGAATTCAACAAAGTTTATGCTAAATACTTTAATGAGCACAAACCAGCTAGATCATGTGTTGCCGTCAAGGAATTGCCATTAGGAGTTCCTTTGGAAATAGAAGTTGTTGCTATTGAAAAGGATGACaccaaattataa
- a CDS encoding protein transport protein, putative (Similar to S. cerevisiae WEB1;~Similar to C. albicans SEC31) gives MVKISEIARTSTFAWSSKNLPLLAAGTVAGAVDINFSSSATLELWDIFSPTNKTEPIFSATVDNRFYALAWSKPFEGRPQGLLAGAFENGTVEFWDADVLIKSKDLAKASVHKSNKHTGAVKSLQFNPIQNHVLVTGGSNGQIFIWDTKTFSEPFAPGQAMTPMDEITSVSWNNSVSHILASTGNGGYTSIWDLKTKREVLHLSYTGAGGRANFSYVAWHPSQSTKLITASDNDSCPLILTWDLRNSNAPEKILEGHKKGVLSLDWCKQDPTLLLSSGKDNSTFLWNPIEGIKLGEYPTTANWAFETKFAPSAPDIFATVSFDGKVVVQTIQDTSPSVSTKVSSTDDNEFWSELSTTETQQPVFDVRQAPNWLKNPSNVSFGFGSKLVIINTDSNGKSVVKVDKFVAKGQEKTEQLLKDLKNDNYSSLIQDKLEGETVNDNNKSDWEVLKRLSETGKDSLFQDASDDESEKASTETKKENGEENEEDDFFEHLGNGESTKKEEAFVPEGNFKIFTNNENEDSKKLINLILRNKTEKAVSLCLEQKKLAEALVLALDGSDDVKQQVKNAYFKKNKENNLSRVIYNASTKNVTDLVAHANVENWKEVAVGISSFATDSSEYNSKMSELGDRILKAKDGKRNDAVVCYLAGGALDKISNLWLQELPDYESELLNLKSEEITSPSDARLQALTNFVEKVATYRYITKSTGEFSGPMVEPLAKAILEFVNLVAGSGDFDLANKFLQLLPSELSGTEKERILKATSKGVEPSSVGKTSAHAKIAKPASSKGQARVSINAGPTPAYAPPVQAPQPPLVQQQHQQQQQQQQQQQQQQQQQPNRYGYSQPKTNPYARANPYAPSNNIYKPASPVATPSNLAGTTSNVPPPPPKANYKQQTEGWNDLPDTFKAKAAAPRRAAAAANTPVSTPTPAPAPAFASPGQVSSVPSQPGSVGSASSVGYPKKTFSATNVVPPPPKSMSRTTSRTTVPTVPASPKPTPVSNKYAPAVSSDAPQPPSSGFASPTLNSSPRLAKNPYAPNVTEQLPPKISYATPPAHHLANNGPSTPSYAPPKNPYAVPPSTSVSHAGIAPPPPPPKLGSAAPPPQPFGSSMSMPVQPAFNGVPPPPPVGRTVSSPAAAKIEQPPAREPDLPVKSKHPKGDRTHIPENSLPIYTSLTNVLEAIKPNIPEKYAKHGTDMEQRLDILFDHLNNEEISNGVVELLLKVATSLESKDFANATTVNLQIATEHSDEIGNWHTGLKRLITMAEAMY, from the coding sequence ATGGTGAAGATTAGTGAAATAGCACGTACTTCAACATTTGCTTGGAGTCTGAAAAATTTACCCTTATTAGCAGCAGGTACAGTAGCAGGTGCAGTGGACATCAACTTTAGTTCTTCTGCCACTTTAGAGTTATGGGATATATTTTcaccaacaaataaaacGGAACCAATATTCTCCGCCACAGTTGATAATAGATTCTATGCCTTAGCCTGGTCAAAACCGTTTGAAGGCAGACCCCAAGGGTTATTAGCTGGTGCTTTCGAAAACGGAACAGTTGAATTTTGGGATGCCGATgttttaatcaaatcaaaggATCTTGCTAAGGCTTCTGTTCATAAATCCAATAAGCACACTGGTGCTGTCAAATCTTTGCAATTTAATCCAATTCAAAACCATGTGTTAGTGACTGGTGGATCAAATGgtcaaattttcatttggGATACCAAAACCTTCAGTGAGCCATTTGCTCCTGGACAAGCAATGACACCAATGGATGAAATCACGTCTGTTTCTTGGAACAACTCAGTTAGTCATATTCTTGCTAGTACTGGAAATGGGGGTTACACTTCTATTTGGGATTTGAAGACGAAAAGAGAGGTTTTACATTTATCGTACACTGGTGCTGGAGGTAGAGCTAATTTTTCGTACGTTGCCTGGCATCCTTCCCAGTCCACAAAGTTGATAACTGCAAGTGATAACGATTCATGTCCCCTTATATTGACATGGGATTTGAGAAATTCTAATGCCCCAGAAAAAATCTTAGAAGGGCATAAAAAGGGGGTTTTGTCCTTGGATTGGTGTAAGCAAGATCCAACTTTGTTGCTTTCAAGCGGTAAGGATAATTCAACTTTCTTGTGGAACCCAATTGAGGGTATCAAGTTAGGAGAGTATCCAACTACTGCCAATTGGGCATTTGAAACCAAATTTGCACCATCAGCACCTGATATTTTTGCCACTGTATCATTTGATGGTAAGGTGGTGGTTCAAACCATTCAAGACACCTCGCCTTCTGTGTCAACTAAAGTTTCCTCAACGGATGACAATGAGTTTTGGAGTGAACTATCAACTACTGAGACTCAACAACCTGTATTTGACGTCAGACAAGCACCCAATTGGCTCAAAAATCCAAGCAATGTTTCATTTGGGTTTGGCTCAAAATTGGTGATAATCAACACTGATTCCAATGGCAAATCCGTTGTCAAGGTTGACAAATTTGTTGCCAAGGGGCAAGAAAAAACGGAACAGTTACttaaagatttgaaaaatgacaaCTACTCGTCCCTCATTCAAGATAAATTAGAAGGGGAGACCGTTaatgacaacaacaaatcagACTGGGAAGTTTTGAAGCGTCTATCTGAAACAGGTAAAGACTCGTTGTTCCAAGATGCAAGTGACGATGAAAGCGAAAAGGCTTCAACAGAAACCAAAAAGGAAAATGGAGAAGAAAATGAGGaagatgatttttttgaacaTTTGGGTAATGGAGAAtcaaccaaaaaagaagaagctTTTGTTCCTGAAGGAAATTTCAAGATTTTcacaaataatgaaaatgaagataGTAAAAAgttgatcaatttgattttgcgCAACAAGACTGAGAAAGCTGTTTCATTATGTTTGGAGCAAAAGAAACTTGCTGAGGCTTTAGTTTTGGCTTTGGATGGCTCAGATGATGTTAAGCAACAAGTGAAGAATGCTTACTTTAAGAAGAACAAGGAGAATAATCTTTCTCGTGTTATTTATAACGCGTCTACTAAGAACGTTACCGACCTTGTTGCTCACGCTAACGTTGAGAATTGGAAAGAAGTTGCTGTTGGTATTAGTTCATTTGCGACCGACTCGTCTGAGTATAACAGCAAAATGTCAGAGTTAGGTGATCGTATCTTGAAAGCTAAGGATGGTAAAAGAAATGATGCTGTTGTTTGCTATTTGGCAGGTGGGGCTTTGGATAAAATTTCTAATCTTTGGTTGCAAGAATTGCCTGATTATGAATCcgaattattgaatttgaaatcgGAAGAAATAACATCACCCTCAGATGCTCGTCTTCAAGCCTTGACCAACTTTGTCGAGAAAGTAGCAACCTATAGATATATCACAAAATCAACTGGTGAATTTTCTGGACCAATGGTTGAACCACTTGCCAAAGCAATTTTAGAATTTGTTAACTTGGTTGCAGGCAGCGGGGACTTTGACTTGGCTAATAAGTTTTTGCAATTGTTACCAAGTGAGCTTTCCGGAACtgaaaaggaaagaatATTAAAGGCAACTTCCAAAGGTGTTGAACCTTCTTCTGTTGGGAAGACATCTGCTCATGCAAAAATTGCCAAACCTGCTTCTTCAAAAGGCCAAGCCAGGGTATCGATTAATGCCGGTCCAACCCCAGCTTATGCTCCTCCTGTTCAAGCTCCTCAGCCACCGTTGgtgcaacaacaacatcagcagcagcagcagcagcagcaacaacaacaacaacaacagcaacagcaacctAACCGTTATGGTTATTCTCAACCAAAGACAAATCCATATGCTCGTGCTAATCCTTATGCTCCAAGcaacaatatttataaaCCAGCATCTCCGGTTGCTACACCATCCAATTTAGCTGGTACTACCAGTAATGTACCTCCACCTCCACCAAAAGCAAATTACAAGCAACAGACTGAAGGTTGGAATGATTTGCCAGACACGTTTAAGGCCAAGGCAGCTGCTCCTCGTAGAGCAGCTGCAGCCGCTAACACGCCAGTATCTACTCCTACTCCTGCTCCTGCTCCTGCTTTCGCGTCTCCTGGACAAGTATCATCAGTTCCAAGTCAACCGGGAAGTGTTGGATCAGCTTCATCTGTTGGTTACCCTAAGAAAACATTCTCAGCAACAAATGTTGTCCCACCTCCACCTAAAAGTATGAGCCGTACTACCTCGAGAACAACTGTTCCAACCGTTCCAGCGTCACCTAAACCCACACCTGTTTCAAATAAGTATGCACCTGCCGTTAGTTCGGATGCTCCGCAACCTCCATCATCAGGATTTGCATCTCCAACTTTGAATTCATCTCCTCGTTTAGCTAAGAATCCTTATGCTCCAAATGTCACAGAGCAACTACCACCAAAGATCTCGTATGCTACGCCTCCGGCTCACCATTTGGCAAATAATGGACCTTCAACTCCTTCATATGCACCACCAAAGAATCCATATGCAGTTCCTCCAAGCACATCAGTCTCTCACGCTGGTATTGCTCCACCTCCACCGCCACCTAAGTTAGGCTCTGCTGccccaccaccacaacctTTTGGGTCAAGCATGTCAATGCCTGTACAACCTGCTTTCAATGGAGTTCCACCTCCTCCTCCAGTTGGTCGTACTGTTTCTTCTCCAGCGGCTGCCAAAATTGAGCAACCGCCAGCAAGAGAACCAGACTTGCCAGTTAAGTCAAAACATCCAAAGGGCGATAGAACCCATATTCCAGAAAACTCGTTGCCAATTTACACATCTTTGACCAACGTACTTGAGGCTATAAAGCCAAATATACCAGAGAAGTATGCTAAACATGGTACTGATATGGAACAAAGACTCGATATCTTATTTGATCATTTGAACAATGAAGAAATCTCAAACGGGGTTGTTGAGTTACTTTTAAAGGTTGCTACTAGTTTGGAATCCAAAGATTTTGCAAATGCTACAACAGTTAACCTTCAAATTGCTACTGAGCACAGTGAcgaaattggaaattggCATACAGGACTCAAGCGTCTCATTACTATGGCAGAAGCAATGTACTAA